CTTTATCTCAGGCTTCGGAGGCCTACGTCATATCCATTGGACCACGGGCGCATATCTGCAAAAAAGTGAAGCAAGGGTTATTATATGTCAGACTTCCATAAAAAGCAAGACAGTAAGCCCTTTCAGTCTTTTTTACTGAAAATGTTTGAACAAATGTTGAATATTCAGTTAGAATTGGTTATAATAAAAATGTAATCAAGTTCAGTGAAATATGCTTTCCGAAGCCGGAAAGAGGTAAGTCACTTTTTTTTCGCCCGGGTGGGACATAAAATGCAGACCCGGGACACAAAACGTCCATCAATAGGATCAGGAGCGTCAGTCGTCGTCATATGAGAGAAATACTTGACATTCAGAAACAGCTCTTGCCAGATCTATTGGACATCATGAAGAAGCGGTACTCGATTCTGCATCATATCTTGGTTTCCGGCGTTGTCGGACGCCGCACATTAGCCTCGTCGCTCGATATGACGGAGCGCGTGCTCCGCGGTGAAGTCGATTTCTTGAAGGAGCTTGGGCTTCTTGAATCCGATGCAGCAGGTATGAGAATTACCGAGTCCGGTCGTCAACTGCTTGAAGACATGTTGCCGATCATCAAGATTGCTTTTGGTTTAACCGACTTGGAGGAGAGCATTGCCAAGGCGTACGGACTTTCACAAGTCATTGTAGTACCAGGCGACTCGGATACTTCGGATTTCACGAAGAAGGAGCTTGGCCGGGCAGGCGCAGCAGCTTTGCGCAAATATGTAGCCAAAGATGATATCATCGCGGTTACAGGCGGCTCTACCATGGCGCAGATTGCCAATAATCTGGCGATTTCTTCTTCCCTGAAAGGCAGCTGGTT
Above is a genomic segment from Paenibacillus sp. HWE-109 containing:
- a CDS encoding sugar-binding transcriptional regulator; translation: MREILDIQKQLLPDLLDIMKKRYSILHHILVSGVVGRRTLASSLDMTERVLRGEVDFLKELGLLESDAAGMRITESGRQLLEDMLPIIKIAFGLTDLEESIAKAYGLSQVIVVPGDSDTSDFTKKELGRAGAAALRKYVAKDDIIAVTGGSTMAQIANNLAISSSLKGSWFVPARGGLGESVDMQANTIASIMAKKTGGKYRLLHVPDHLGEEAYQSLIQDPQIQEVVDAVRSCRIVVHGIGDAMVMARRRKVDAETTRSLQADGALAEAFGYYFDRQGNVVHKMPTVGLRLEDLQRIEVVIGVAGGKSKGEAIASVLRHGQENVLVTDEAAALEIMKHV